In the genome of Deinococcus sp. YIM 77859, one region contains:
- a CDS encoding GMC family oxidoreductase: protein MNPSPVATLDDAQRQALLALVDTFVPALEREEDPHRFYATPGSATGAHQAAEAYLASLPPQDQAGLGQLLGALAALGMRPETPQAQREAILAAVSASSPEAAEGVTALRRLCLMLTYTLFGPDAPNPFWKQFGYAGLTFRGAATERELPTVQPGDGETLTADVVVVGSGAGGGVIAGELSGQGLRVVVLEAGRQFADAELGRSELWAYQNLYWRGGFTPTADGNVSLIAGQTLGGGTTVNWMNCVRTPDEVRGEWAELGLTGVDAPEFDADIEAVMNRIGANDRCSEYNGTHQRMLEGAERLGYHTKRAFRNADPARHDPEHAGHIGFGDATGSKQSTLKTFLKDAVLHGARVIEQATADRILTEGGRAAGVTATVRGEDGRQRRITVRAPQVVVACGALETPALLLRSGLGGPAVGDFLRLHPCGALTGVFAEDQRNWWGPAQAAIVDEFQGRAGGYGYLIETTQYTTGLFASAAVWQGAEAHRDLMAGHSRSVTLIHLTRDRGHGQVSLDGAGQARVTYAVTDPVDVENYWHGQGTVARLLAAAGAEAILPLSESAQPWTRGEDLEARIAEWRTQPIGRGGHAVFSAHQMGTARMGTDPQTSAATPQGELHDAPGVWIGDTSAFPTSSGANPMITCMALARRTARFVAQAAEARRPLSAD, encoded by the coding sequence ATGAACCCGTCCCCGGTTGCGACCCTCGACGACGCCCAGCGTCAAGCCCTGCTTGCCCTGGTCGATACCTTTGTGCCCGCCCTGGAGCGGGAAGAAGACCCTCACCGCTTCTACGCCACGCCCGGCAGCGCGACCGGGGCGCACCAGGCGGCGGAAGCGTATCTCGCCAGCCTGCCGCCACAGGATCAGGCGGGCCTGGGGCAACTGCTCGGGGCTCTGGCCGCGCTGGGGATGCGGCCCGAAACGCCCCAGGCGCAGCGCGAAGCCATTCTGGCGGCGGTTTCGGCGAGCAGCCCCGAGGCCGCAGAGGGGGTGACGGCGCTGCGGCGGCTGTGCCTGATGCTGACCTATACCCTGTTTGGTCCCGACGCGCCCAATCCCTTCTGGAAACAGTTCGGCTACGCGGGCCTGACCTTTAGGGGCGCGGCGACGGAGCGCGAGCTGCCGACCGTACAGCCCGGAGACGGCGAGACGCTGACGGCGGATGTCGTGGTGGTTGGGTCCGGGGCGGGCGGCGGCGTGATCGCAGGCGAGCTGAGCGGGCAGGGGCTGCGAGTGGTCGTGTTGGAGGCGGGCAGGCAGTTCGCGGACGCTGAGCTGGGCCGCTCGGAGCTGTGGGCCTACCAGAACCTGTACTGGCGCGGGGGCTTTACCCCCACGGCCGACGGCAACGTGTCGCTGATCGCCGGGCAGACCTTGGGCGGCGGCACCACCGTCAACTGGATGAACTGTGTCCGCACGCCCGACGAGGTGCGGGGCGAGTGGGCCGAGCTGGGCCTCACGGGCGTGGATGCCCCCGAATTTGACGCCGATATCGAGGCGGTCATGAACCGGATTGGAGCCAACGACCGGTGCAGCGAGTACAACGGCACCCATCAGCGCATGCTGGAGGGCGCCGAGCGGCTCGGCTACCACACCAAGCGGGCTTTCCGCAACGCCGATCCCGCTCGGCACGATCCCGAGCACGCCGGGCACATCGGCTTCGGGGACGCGACGGGCAGCAAACAAAGCACCCTCAAGACCTTCCTCAAAGACGCCGTCTTGCACGGTGCGCGGGTGATCGAGCAGGCCACTGCCGACCGCATTCTTACCGAGGGGGGCCGCGCTGCGGGCGTGACGGCCACCGTGCGGGGGGAGGACGGCCGTCAGAGGCGGATCACGGTGCGCGCGCCCCAGGTGGTCGTGGCCTGCGGCGCGCTGGAGACGCCCGCGCTGCTGCTGCGCTCGGGGTTGGGGGGCCCGGCCGTGGGTGACTTCCTGCGGCTGCACCCCTGCGGCGCGCTGACCGGCGTCTTCGCCGAGGACCAGCGCAACTGGTGGGGACCGGCGCAGGCGGCCATCGTGGACGAGTTTCAGGGGCGCGCAGGCGGCTACGGGTACCTGATCGAGACGACCCAGTACACGACCGGCCTTTTCGCCTCGGCAGCGGTGTGGCAGGGGGCCGAAGCCCACCGGGACCTGATGGCCGGGCACAGCCGTAGCGTCACCCTGATCCACCTCACCCGCGACCGGGGACACGGTCAGGTCAGCCTGGACGGGGCGGGGCAGGCCCGCGTGACGTACGCCGTCACCGACCCGGTGGACGTCGAAAACTACTGGCACGGGCAGGGGACGGTGGCCCGTCTCCTGGCGGCGGCGGGTGCGGAGGCGATCCTTCCGCTTTCCGAAAGCGCCCAGCCCTGGACACGTGGCGAGGACCTCGAGGCGCGGATTGCCGAGTGGCGGACGCAGCCCATCGGGCGTGGGGGGCACGCGGTCTTCAGCGCGCACCAGATGGGCACGGCCCGCATGGGCACGGACCCGCAGACGAGCGCCGCCACCCCGCAGGGCGAGCTGCACGACGCGCCCGGCGTCTGGATCGGGGACACGAGCGCCTTTCCGACCTCCTCGGGGGCCAATCCGATGATCACCTGCATGGCGCTGGCCCGCCGCACCGCCCGCTTCGTGGCGCAGGCGGCGGAGGCGCGGCGTCCTCTCAGCGCGGACTGA
- a CDS encoding helix-turn-helix domain-containing protein — MRKTAGSDLATLLARWRRERGLSQEQLAVRAGCTRQYVTQLERGERRRPSRELALRLAHALHLHGDDRRAFLTASGHPETEPEPLPVSGTVAARAETLLNGLPFPGILHDSLWTVQHANVPAMRLFAGTGRALEPGLSLLELVFDPVYRRHFPVWESWARTMLAQFKRDSQPWRRDAAFHGLLARLRPQPDFVRLWRHVDAAAAAVPVMAIAFTQPPYGTLHLEVVRMQFLNTPELWGSVFLPADEAAARLFQAAREDRLP, encoded by the coding sequence ATGAGGAAGACAGCGGGCAGCGACCTGGCCACCCTTTTGGCACGGTGGCGCCGAGAAAGGGGCCTCAGCCAGGAGCAACTGGCGGTCCGAGCGGGGTGCACGCGCCAGTACGTCACCCAACTTGAACGCGGGGAACGCCGCCGCCCCTCGCGCGAGCTGGCCCTGCGCCTCGCGCACGCCCTGCACCTGCACGGTGATGACCGCCGAGCCTTCCTGACGGCCAGCGGCCATCCGGAAACGGAACCCGAGCCCCTCCCGGTGAGCGGAACCGTGGCGGCAAGGGCGGAGACCCTGCTGAACGGCCTGCCCTTCCCCGGCATCCTGCACGACAGCCTCTGGACCGTACAGCACGCCAATGTACCGGCTATGCGCCTTTTTGCCGGAACGGGGCGAGCGCTGGAACCGGGGCTCTCCCTCCTGGAACTGGTGTTCGACCCGGTGTACCGCCGGCACTTTCCCGTCTGGGAAAGCTGGGCACGAACGATGCTCGCGCAGTTTAAGCGCGACAGCCAACCCTGGCGGCGGGACGCCGCCTTTCACGGCCTGCTGGCTCGGTTGCGGCCCCAGCCGGATTTTGTGCGGCTGTGGCGACACGTGGACGCTGCTGCCGCCGCTGTACCGGTCATGGCCATCGCCTTTACCCAGCCGCCCTACGGCACCTTGCATCTCGAGGTGGTGCGGATGCAGTTCTTGAACACGCCGGAACTGTGGGGCAGCGTCTTCCTGCCCGCCGATGAGGCTGCTGCCCGGCTCTTCCAAGCTGCTCGCGAAGACCGCCTCCCATAA
- a CDS encoding glycoside hydrolase family 2 protein gives MLRHSTHPTPLLERDHWRDLSGPWRFAFDDLSRWTHPDEVVFDREILVPYPPESRRSGLHDENFHPVVWYGLTLTLSPQEREGRLLLHFGAVDYLATVWANGELVAEHEGGHTPFTADLTRQARAGETIELVVRAQDDPHDLAKPRGKQDWQRSPHSIWYPRTTGIWQTVWLERVPETYLKRLTWQSEMDRWQISARIEVGGPLLAGLSVRVRLDRDGEVLADDRYSLQQHEVARQIALPDPGIDDFRNDLLWSPGHPQLLGATVELLRGEEVLDRVYSYTALRSVCVTGNRFLLNGRPYYLRMVLDQGYWPESLMTATDEELRRDVELCRQLGFNGARKHQKIENPRWLYWCDVLGLLVWEEMPSPYRFTPRAVQRLTQEWTEVIARDLSHPCIVAWVPFNESWGVPDLPTNPAHRDYVRALYHLTKTLDPSRPVIGNDGWEHVATDILTIHDYADDPQMLRDRYGTLEAARRTLKQQQPGDRALTLIGFEETGQPIVLSEFGGIAYIPDQSRGWGYSQSQSEADFLNDYAALLEAIHDCHGLSGFCYTQLTDTFQEKNGLLYADRTPKANLTALARSTQGRRTAREMTIDPLLNPYGHSPRWLRRQDEALFSGSLPEPQPSED, from the coding sequence ATGTTGCGTCACTCCACTCACCCCACGCCGCTGCTCGAGCGCGACCACTGGCGCGACCTCAGTGGTCCCTGGCGTTTTGCTTTCGATGACCTCAGCCGCTGGACTCATCCCGACGAGGTGGTTTTTGACCGCGAGATCCTGGTGCCGTATCCCCCCGAGAGCCGGCGCAGTGGCCTGCATGACGAGAATTTCCATCCGGTGGTGTGGTACGGGCTGACCCTCACGCTCAGCCCTCAGGAGCGCGAGGGCCGGCTGCTGCTGCACTTCGGCGCGGTGGACTATCTCGCTACCGTCTGGGCGAACGGCGAACTCGTCGCGGAGCACGAGGGCGGTCATACGCCCTTTACCGCTGACCTCACCCGGCAGGCGCGGGCAGGGGAGACGATTGAGCTCGTCGTACGCGCTCAGGACGATCCCCACGATCTCGCCAAGCCGCGCGGCAAGCAGGACTGGCAGCGCTCGCCCCATTCGATTTGGTACCCCCGCACCACCGGCATCTGGCAGACGGTGTGGCTGGAGCGCGTCCCCGAAACCTACCTGAAGCGGCTCACCTGGCAAAGCGAGATGGACCGCTGGCAGATCAGCGCCAGGATCGAGGTGGGCGGCCCGCTCCTGGCTGGTCTGAGTGTGCGGGTGCGGCTTGACCGTGACGGCGAAGTCTTGGCCGACGACCGTTACAGCCTGCAGCAGCACGAGGTGGCCCGCCAGATCGCCCTTCCTGACCCCGGCATCGACGACTTTCGCAACGATCTGCTGTGGAGCCCCGGCCACCCACAACTGTTGGGCGCCACGGTCGAACTCCTGCGGGGCGAGGAGGTGCTCGACCGGGTCTACAGCTACACGGCGCTGCGGTCGGTGTGCGTGACCGGCAACCGATTCTTGCTCAACGGCCGCCCGTACTACCTCAGGATGGTGCTTGACCAGGGCTACTGGCCTGAGAGCCTGATGACCGCGACCGACGAGGAACTGCGCCGTGACGTCGAACTGTGCCGGCAGCTCGGCTTCAACGGAGCCCGCAAACACCAGAAGATCGAGAACCCCCGTTGGCTGTACTGGTGTGACGTGCTGGGCCTGCTCGTCTGGGAGGAGATGCCCAGCCCCTACCGCTTCACGCCGCGGGCGGTGCAGCGCCTCACCCAGGAGTGGACGGAGGTGATCGCCCGTGACCTTTCGCATCCCTGCATCGTCGCCTGGGTTCCTTTTAACGAGTCGTGGGGCGTGCCTGATCTGCCCACCAACCCCGCCCACCGCGACTATGTGCGGGCCCTCTATCACCTCACCAAGACGCTTGATCCTTCGCGCCCCGTGATCGGCAACGACGGTTGGGAGCATGTGGCCACCGACATCCTGACCATTCATGACTACGCCGATGACCCGCAGATGCTGCGCGACCGCTACGGTACGCTGGAAGCCGCTCGGCGTACCCTCAAGCAGCAGCAGCCGGGGGACCGTGCCCTCACCCTGATCGGCTTCGAGGAGACGGGGCAACCCATCGTCCTCTCGGAGTTCGGGGGCATCGCCTACATCCCCGACCAGTCGCGTGGCTGGGGTTACAGCCAGTCACAGAGCGAGGCGGATTTCCTGAACGACTACGCGGCGCTGCTCGAAGCCATCCACGACTGTCACGGCCTTTCGGGCTTCTGCTACACCCAGCTCACCGATACCTTTCAGGAGAAAAATGGTCTGCTGTACGCGGACCGCACGCCCAAGGCCAACCTGACGGCGCTCGCGCGCTCGACCCAGGGACGGCGCACGGCCCGGGAAATGACCATCGATCCCCTGCTTAACCCCTACGGCCACTCGCCCCGCTGGCTGCGCCGCCAGGATGAGGCTCTGTTTTCCGGCAGCCTTCCGGAGCCCCAGCCCAGCGAGGACTAG
- a CDS encoding GDP-L-fucose synthase, which yields MHPDARIYVAGHGGLVGSAIVRRLQAAGFTNLITRRSRDLDLRDQAAVQAFFQQERPEYVFLAAAKVGGILANSTYPAEFLYDNLMIAANVIHAAHLSGVTKLLNLGSTCIYPREAPQPLREDALLTGPLEETNRAYAIAKIAAIELCDQYRAQYGCDFISAMPTNLYGPGDNFDLLGSHVLPALIRKMVDAQEAGQPTVQVWGSGTPRREFLHVDDLADACLFLMERVSEPGPINVGTGEDLSIRELAERVRAAVGYTGELVFDPSKPDGTPRKVTDVSRIHALGWHHQIGLEEGLRHTVDWYLAHRGHVRGEAAAVSSPA from the coding sequence ATGCACCCTGACGCGCGCATCTACGTGGCCGGACACGGTGGCCTTGTCGGCAGCGCCATTGTGCGCCGCCTGCAAGCTGCGGGCTTCACGAACCTGATCACGCGCCGGAGCCGAGACCTCGATCTGCGCGATCAGGCAGCGGTGCAGGCCTTTTTTCAGCAGGAACGGCCCGAATACGTGTTCCTGGCCGCAGCCAAGGTCGGGGGCATTCTGGCGAACAGCACCTACCCTGCCGAGTTCCTGTACGACAACCTGATGATCGCCGCGAACGTCATCCACGCGGCGCACCTCAGCGGGGTCACCAAGCTGCTGAACCTGGGCTCGACCTGCATCTATCCCCGCGAGGCGCCGCAGCCCCTGCGGGAGGACGCCCTGCTGACCGGCCCGCTGGAGGAGACCAACCGGGCCTACGCCATCGCCAAAATCGCCGCCATCGAGCTGTGTGACCAGTACCGGGCGCAGTACGGTTGCGACTTCATCAGCGCCATGCCCACCAATCTGTACGGGCCGGGCGACAACTTCGATCTGCTGGGCAGCCATGTCCTGCCCGCCCTCATCCGCAAGATGGTGGATGCCCAGGAAGCAGGTCAGCCCACCGTTCAGGTGTGGGGCAGCGGCACACCCCGGCGCGAATTCCTGCATGTCGACGATCTGGCGGATGCCTGCCTCTTTCTGATGGAACGCGTGTCCGAACCCGGTCCCATCAACGTCGGGACCGGTGAGGACCTGAGCATTCGCGAGCTCGCCGAGCGGGTCCGAGCCGCCGTAGGGTATACCGGCGAGCTCGTGTTTGACCCCAGCAAGCCCGACGGCACGCCCCGCAAGGTCACCGATGTGAGCCGGATTCATGCGCTGGGCTGGCACCACCAGATTGGTCTGGAAGAAGGCCTAAGACACACCGTTGACTGGTACCTGGCGCACCGCGGCCACGTTCGGGGCGAAGCAGCCGCCGTCTCGTCGCCAGCCTAG
- the gmd gene encoding GDP-mannose 4,6-dehydratase, which yields MKKALVTGITGQDGSYLTELLLEKGYEVHGIIRRASTFNTDRIDHLYQDPHDPQARLFLHYGDLSDASGLRLLLERVQPDEVYNLGAQSHVKVSFDQAEYTADVTGLGTLRLLEAIRDYQDRTGRQVRFYQASSSEMFGAAKPPQGLHTPFHPRSPYAVAKVYAFWQTVNHREAYGLYACNGILFNHESPRRGETFVTRKITRAVGRIKMGLQKKLYLGNLDAKRDWGHARDYVEAMWLMLQQDAPRDYCIATGEAYSVREFAERAFALVGLNYEDYVEIDPRYFRPAEVDYLLGDAAETQQALGWTPRTSFAGLVQEMVEHDLELARQERTLRDAGHQIALKGAGAA from the coding sequence ATGAAAAAAGCTTTGGTCACCGGCATCACGGGTCAGGACGGCAGCTACCTCACAGAACTGCTGCTCGAGAAGGGCTACGAGGTCCACGGCATCATTCGCCGGGCCAGCACCTTCAACACCGACCGTATCGATCACCTCTACCAGGATCCCCACGACCCTCAGGCACGCCTTTTTCTGCACTACGGTGACCTCTCGGATGCGTCGGGCCTGCGCCTGCTGCTCGAACGCGTTCAGCCCGACGAGGTGTACAACCTGGGCGCACAGTCGCACGTCAAGGTGAGCTTTGACCAGGCCGAGTACACCGCCGACGTGACCGGCCTAGGGACCCTGCGGCTCCTTGAAGCCATCCGCGACTACCAGGACCGAACGGGCAGACAGGTGCGCTTCTATCAGGCAAGCAGCAGTGAGATGTTCGGTGCGGCCAAGCCCCCCCAGGGCCTGCACACCCCCTTCCATCCCCGCAGCCCCTACGCGGTGGCCAAGGTGTATGCCTTCTGGCAGACCGTCAACCACCGCGAAGCCTACGGCCTGTATGCCTGCAACGGCATTCTTTTTAACCACGAGAGCCCCCGCCGCGGCGAGACCTTTGTGACGCGCAAGATCACGCGGGCGGTGGGCCGCATCAAGATGGGGCTCCAAAAGAAGCTGTACCTGGGGAACCTGGACGCCAAGCGCGACTGGGGACACGCCCGCGACTACGTCGAGGCGATGTGGCTGATGCTCCAACAGGACGCGCCGCGCGACTATTGCATTGCCACCGGTGAAGCGTACAGCGTGCGCGAGTTCGCCGAACGGGCCTTTGCGCTGGTGGGGCTGAACTACGAGGACTACGTGGAGATTGACCCCCGCTACTTCCGCCCCGCCGAGGTGGACTACCTGCTGGGTGACGCCGCCGAAACGCAGCAGGCTCTGGGCTGGACGCCGCGCACCAGCTTTGCAGGGCTCGTGCAGGAGATGGTTGAACACGATCTCGAACTTGCCCGCCAGGAAAGGACTCTGCGGGACGCCGGGCACCAGATCGCCCTCAAGGGCGCCGGAGCTGCCTGA
- a CDS encoding AAA family ATPase, whose amino-acid sequence MLTVHLLGHAHVTHNGRPVPLSAKAVALITYLALEKLPQHRERLADLLWNTAEARKNLRVELARIRSAGLGIFPPSRQLLYLEHVTTDLEVWQARLNGEMDQAELTTWLAMLRGLPLSGLEDLGSPAFQEWIDQQRWALNEQIEQLLHRAYRRFERDGKTWATRAVAARAEALGFEHPGERLGTEGAPQAPSPQPAFSAPAGPLHFEHLGKERALQELLARAAQEPQLAVLHGPVGSGKSYLAEYVLGRSRSLTVRISNSRMSRLVLATLAQALLPVSEPSAAETLRGVLLSPGSLEEDTVKVAMALATVAQPVVILLDHAHNAPIELASLFEFLLQTPAAGARALVLLSRTPPAQAALCRALLRRFGPQQCLCLEMTPLSISLVERALEAQGLRQGEPLHARAAEVLQRSEGNVLHLRNLLEQPAGPPEEPGGRLPAAVRESYAGEIDGWPVPLRQALSSLSVIHGDFDLKLAETALDAARHGVPALPLLREALERGALIEAEPPAALLLPSFRPVVTSLPAEPRYRFRAEGLRVTLAARQSHAERQEVRRRLAAALEATEPGLALYYAERAGVGPDTERLRRAYHMHLPAGSPLLHLDEAMLTPPCPQVAEPQRTRASGSDSVNWQGYLLSWQQGGWLNVVSQGRYGHPHTLHLHLPIAALLRGKTAPIDLRLVWRLDVYRCGHELGPTQVPFPLRLTVLGSDQAQVLTPQVLGGYTEAGLEHRVHTDVALGRWMEQRLTLAPGAENAACLELAVRALDVALTVAELRVNGQSLLPLASTPERLYPPRSWAEGTPALQAQGSPPWPQWA is encoded by the coding sequence ATGCTCACCGTCCACCTCCTTGGACATGCCCACGTTACCCACAACGGTCGCCCCGTTCCCCTGTCTGCCAAAGCCGTAGCGCTGATCACCTATCTGGCGCTTGAGAAACTGCCCCAGCATCGTGAGCGCCTTGCCGACCTGCTATGGAACACCGCTGAAGCGCGCAAGAACCTGCGGGTTGAGCTCGCGCGCATCCGCTCGGCCGGCCTGGGGATCTTTCCGCCCAGCCGTCAGCTGCTGTACCTCGAGCACGTCACCACCGACCTTGAAGTGTGGCAGGCGCGGCTGAACGGCGAGATGGATCAGGCTGAACTCACCACCTGGCTGGCGATGCTGCGCGGTTTGCCCCTCAGCGGGCTCGAAGACCTGGGAAGCCCCGCATTTCAGGAGTGGATTGACCAGCAGCGCTGGGCCCTGAATGAGCAGATCGAGCAGTTGCTGCACCGAGCGTATCGCCGCTTTGAGCGCGACGGCAAAACCTGGGCCACCCGCGCGGTGGCGGCACGGGCCGAGGCGTTGGGCTTTGAGCACCCCGGCGAGAGGCTGGGCACGGAGGGTGCGCCTCAGGCACCTTCACCCCAACCGGCGTTCTCCGCCCCGGCCGGACCGCTGCACTTTGAACATCTCGGTAAGGAGCGTGCCCTGCAGGAGCTGCTGGCTCGCGCTGCCCAGGAACCGCAACTCGCCGTGCTGCACGGGCCGGTGGGCAGCGGCAAAAGCTACCTGGCCGAGTACGTGCTGGGCCGCAGTCGGAGCTTGACCGTGCGAATCAGCAACAGCCGGATGAGCCGCCTGGTCCTGGCGACCCTGGCACAAGCGCTTCTCCCGGTCAGTGAGCCCTCAGCTGCCGAGACGCTGCGCGGCGTGCTGCTTTCCCCCGGTAGCCTGGAAGAGGACACGGTCAAGGTGGCGATGGCGCTCGCAACCGTCGCGCAGCCGGTGGTGATCCTGCTCGACCACGCGCACAACGCGCCCATCGAGCTCGCCTCACTGTTTGAATTCCTGCTGCAAACGCCCGCTGCCGGAGCGCGCGCCCTGGTGCTGCTGAGCCGCACGCCGCCCGCTCAGGCGGCCCTGTGCCGCGCGCTGCTGCGCCGCTTCGGGCCCCAGCAGTGCCTCTGCCTGGAGATGACGCCCCTCTCCATTAGCCTGGTGGAACGGGCGCTCGAAGCACAGGGCCTTCGTCAGGGCGAGCCGCTGCATGCACGCGCTGCCGAAGTGTTGCAGCGCAGCGAGGGCAATGTGCTGCACCTGCGGAACCTGTTGGAACAGCCGGCGGGGCCCCCGGAGGAACCGGGAGGGCGCTTGCCGGCCGCTGTGCGCGAGAGCTACGCGGGAGAAATCGACGGCTGGCCTGTTCCGCTGCGGCAAGCCCTCAGCAGCCTGAGTGTGATCCACGGTGATTTTGACCTGAAGCTGGCGGAGACCGCCCTAGACGCGGCGCGGCACGGTGTTCCGGCCCTGCCTCTGTTGCGCGAGGCGCTGGAGCGGGGGGCCCTCATCGAGGCCGAACCGCCCGCTGCCCTGCTGCTGCCCAGTTTTCGGCCTGTGGTCACCAGCCTGCCCGCCGAGCCGCGCTACCGCTTTCGCGCGGAAGGGCTGCGGGTCACCTTGGCCGCGCGTCAGTCGCATGCCGAACGGCAGGAGGTGCGCCGCCGACTGGCCGCTGCGCTCGAGGCCACCGAGCCGGGGCTGGCCCTGTACTACGCTGAGCGGGCCGGAGTAGGCCCCGATACGGAGCGGCTGCGCCGGGCCTATCACATGCACTTGCCCGCTGGAAGCCCGCTGCTGCATCTGGACGAGGCCATGCTGACGCCACCCTGCCCGCAGGTGGCCGAACCGCAGCGAACCCGGGCCAGCGGCAGTGACAGCGTCAACTGGCAGGGCTACCTGCTGTCCTGGCAGCAGGGTGGCTGGTTGAACGTCGTGAGCCAGGGTCGCTACGGGCACCCGCACACGCTGCACCTGCACCTGCCCATTGCCGCCCTGCTGCGGGGCAAAACCGCGCCCATTGACCTGCGCCTGGTCTGGCGGCTAGACGTGTACCGCTGCGGCCACGAGCTGGGGCCGACCCAGGTTCCCTTTCCGCTGCGGCTAACGGTCTTGGGTTCGGACCAGGCACAGGTCCTGACGCCCCAGGTGCTGGGTGGCTATACCGAAGCGGGGCTTGAGCACCGGGTCCATACCGACGTGGCGCTGGGACGGTGGATGGAACAGCGCCTCACCCTCGCTCCCGGCGCAGAAAATGCAGCCTGCCTGGAGCTGGCTGTGCGGGCACTTGACGTCGCGTTGACCGTTGCAGAACTTCGGGTGAACGGTCAGTCGTTGCTGCCCCTTGCCAGCACCCCCGAAAGGCTCTATCCGCCCCGGAGCTGGGCTGAGGGCACGCCCGCCCTTCAGGCCCAGGGGAGCCCACCTTGGCCCCAATGGGCTTAA